Within Sphingobium aromaticiconvertens, the genomic segment GTGTCGTGATCCTCAAATGCAGTGGTCAGGCGAAAATGGTTCATCACGTTGATTTCCCATCCGTAATTTACCACCGGCGTCGTCAGCCAGCCGATATAGACACCCCACATCAGGCAACGACCAAATTCGATAAAACTTTCCTCGAAGGACGGTACGTCCGTGACGCCTTCCGCCGCTAGCCGGTCGAGATAGAAGCGCACCAGATCCTTTTCATGGTTGCGACGGTCTTCCACGGAAAGGGATGAGGTCACGAGATAGCTGACATCATGCATATGGTGCCCGCGGCAAGTGAGCTGCCAATCGAGGAGGCCGCCCGACCCATCCGGCAGCAGATAGGTGTTGCCGATATGCATGTCGCCCTCGACCAGTGTCTGGGGCAACGTCTGCTGGTGTCGATGCAGCGCAAAGGTGCCGTTGCGTAGGTCCGGTCCGGTAGTATGCAGCCGTTGCACCATCTCGCGCTTGAAGGACACGGTGTCGATCTCATGCTGGATCAGCGGCTCGGCGCCGTACATCATCAGGTCCGAGACCTTGCCCTCGACATGGCTGCCGGTCCAAGCCAGATCGCCACCTGGGCGCAGGCGCGGGTTTTCCCAGAAGCGGGCATGAAGTTTGGCCTGTTGCGAGAGGATGGAGCGGACACTGTCGAGCGACACTGGCGAAAGCACATTGGGAAAGGTCGCGCCGCGCAGGTTGAGATCCTCCAGCACGATAGCGAAGTCGCTCGATTCCGCGTCGAATCCCGCGCCGAAAGAACGAGGTGTCTCCACATCCAGTTCGGGGCGCACACGATTGTAGAAGTTGACCTCATTCTCGTAGAAAGGTGCCAATATCTTGTCGACCCCACGCGCGACCTTAATCACCAGCCGCGTGGGCAGGTTGGCGGGGCTGCCCACGCCATAGCGGACGTCGACGACCACGCGCCCGGCGGTCGATACGAACTGTTCGCCATAGGTCTTCGCCTCCACCGTGCTGATCTCGGCGATGGTCACGCCGGGCACGGCCTGCGCCATAAGCGCGGTCAGATAGGCGGGCGTGATGTCGTTTGCGGATGTCGGGTGCGCCAGTTGTGCGGCCATGATCCAGGTCCTTTCTCATTTTATTGCTTCAAGAGGCGGTGCCTATCCGGCCATGATTCCGCCATCGACCGCCCAGCAGGCGCCATGCACGCGCCGGGCCCGCTCAGAAGCGAGAAACAAAAGCGGCTCCACTACATCCTCGGGAGGGCAAGGTGGGCGCATTCCGGTGTAGCGACCGAGCAGCTTGGGGTCGGCGAAATCCGGAAAGGTCATGCCCTGCGTCATCTCCGTCCGCATCGGGCCGGGGGCAAGAACGTTGATCCGCACGGGACTGTTCATCATCTCCATCGCAAGCGACAGGGTCAAGCCGACCAATCCGAATTTCGATGCTGTATAAGGCGCCAGATAGGCCTGCCCCATGAACCCAGCTGTCGATGCCACGCTGACGATATTGCCATGGCTTTCGACCAGATGCGGCATCGCGGCCTGCATCAGGAAGAAGGGGCCGGAAAGATTGGAAGCGATGGTGCGGTGCCATTCCTTTACGGTGATGGCGGATAGTTGGTGGAACATCACATCGGCGGCGATGTTACACAACACGTCCAGCCGCCCGAAGGCGGCAATCGCGCTCGCAATCGCTGCGATGCAATCCTCGGCATTGCCGAGGTCGAATGCCAGTTCGACACAATGACCACCTCCCTCCCGGATCAACCGTCCGGTTTCCTGCAGCTTGTCCAGACTACGTCCCAACAAGCATAGCGAAGCGCCTTCACGCGCAAAGGCCAGGCTGGCCGCGCGCCCCAGTCCGGAGCCGGCTCCCGTGATCAGCACAACTTTGCCGGTGAACTCCATCGGGATTATCCTCTTCCAGAACGGCGTCGACAGGAAGCGGCCGCACTTTTCAGTGACTGTATAGGCATGGCCTGTGCACCCATCCTGTCGCGGGATGGGGTCCATTATCTCACCAGCGGCGACGCCATTGTGCGCCCCGCC encodes:
- a CDS encoding phosphotransferase, which codes for MAAQLAHPTSANDITPAYLTALMAQAVPGVTIAEISTVEAKTYGEQFVSTAGRVVVDVRYGVGSPANLPTRLVIKVARGVDKILAPFYENEVNFYNRVRPELDVETPRSFGAGFDAESSDFAIVLEDLNLRGATFPNVLSPVSLDSVRSILSQQAKLHARFWENPRLRPGGDLAWTGSHVEGKVSDLMMYGAEPLIQHEIDTVSFKREMVQRLHTTGPDLRNGTFALHRHQQTLPQTLVEGDMHIGNTYLLPDGSGGLLDWQLTCRGHHMHDVSYLVTSSLSVEDRRNHEKDLVRFYLDRLAAEGVTDVPSFEESFIEFGRCLMWGVYIGWLTTPVVNYGWEINVMNHFRLTTAFEDHDTARLIAEIA
- a CDS encoding SDR family oxidoreductase codes for the protein MEFTGKVVLITGAGSGLGRAASLAFAREGASLCLLGRSLDKLQETGRLIREGGGHCVELAFDLGNAEDCIAAIASAIAAFGRLDVLCNIAADVMFHQLSAITVKEWHRTIASNLSGPFFLMQAAMPHLVESHGNIVSVASTAGFMGQAYLAPYTASKFGLVGLTLSLAMEMMNSPVRINVLAPGPMRTEMTQGMTFPDFADPKLLGRYTGMRPPCPPEDVVEPLLFLASERARRVHGACWAVDGGIMAG